In Pollutimonas sp. M17, a single genomic region encodes these proteins:
- the mutM gene encoding bifunctional DNA-formamidopyrimidine glycosylase/DNA-(apurinic or apyrimidinic site) lyase, translating into MPELPEVETTRRGIATIMPGHVLERFVVHEPRMRWPIPADLPDRISGRTVLACERRGKYLLINFDHGTQIIHLGMSGSLRRTPQNEPRRKHDHAEWIFGHARFLLHDPRRFGAVLWHDAADGPIAAHPLLATLGIEPFDERFTPDYLYGKLRGKTLSIKQALLAGHIVVGVGNIYASEALFRARINPRTPAGTVSRARCAALAAAVRQTLSEALESGGSTLRDYVNATGQPGAYFEMHAAVYEKAGQACIECSTPIRRIVQGQRASYFCPKCQRR; encoded by the coding sequence ATGCCTGAACTGCCAGAAGTCGAAACGACGCGTCGCGGAATAGCGACGATTATGCCCGGCCACGTGCTCGAGCGCTTTGTGGTCCACGAGCCGCGCATGCGCTGGCCCATTCCCGCCGATCTGCCCGACAGGATCAGCGGCCGGACGGTGCTGGCCTGCGAACGCCGCGGCAAGTACCTGCTGATCAATTTCGATCATGGCACACAGATCATTCACCTGGGCATGTCCGGCTCGCTGCGGCGGACGCCGCAGAACGAGCCACGGCGCAAGCATGACCATGCCGAATGGATCTTCGGCCATGCCCGCTTCCTTCTGCACGACCCGCGCCGCTTCGGTGCCGTGCTGTGGCACGATGCCGCCGACGGCCCCATTGCCGCCCATCCGCTGCTGGCCACCCTGGGCATCGAGCCCTTCGACGAACGGTTCACGCCCGATTATCTGTACGGCAAGCTGCGGGGCAAGACGCTGTCCATCAAACAGGCGCTGCTGGCGGGGCATATCGTCGTAGGGGTGGGAAATATCTACGCCTCGGAAGCGCTGTTCCGGGCCCGCATCAACCCCCGCACACCCGCGGGCACCGTATCGCGCGCCCGCTGCGCGGCGCTGGCCGCCGCGGTCAGGCAGACGCTGAGCGAAGCACTGGAATCGGGCGGCAGCACCTTGCGCGACTACGTCAATGCCACCGGCCAGCCGGGCGCTTACTTCGAGATGCACGCGGCGGTGTACGAAAAAGCCGGACAAGCCTGCATTGAATGCTCGACCCCCATACGGCGCATCGTCCAGGGCCAGCGCGCCAGCTATTTCTGCCCAAAATGCCAGCGCCGATGA
- a CDS encoding MBL fold metallo-hydrolase: MSKQFASHADLDDKVVSFEKLSDNAYAYTAEGDPNTGIIVGDESVMVIDTQATPVMAQDVIRRVREVTDKPIKYILLSHYHAVRVLGASAYNAQEIIASRDTYDLIVERGEQDKASEIGRFPRLFRNVESVPPGLTWPTITFDGEMTVNLGNLEVQILQVGRGHTKGDTIAWLPEQRILFAGDLVEYQSTPYAGDCYFREWPHTLDTLAEFNAEKMVPGRGPALKSADEVRKGLAGTRAFLTDLYTCVNTGVAEGKDLKAIYRETYDFMKPRYADWVIFDHCMPFDVSRAYDEATGYDDPRIWTAERDIEMWKQLEGQ; this comes from the coding sequence ATGAGCAAACAGTTCGCGTCCCACGCCGACCTCGACGACAAGGTCGTTTCATTCGAAAAGCTATCCGACAACGCCTACGCCTACACGGCCGAAGGCGATCCCAATACCGGCATCATCGTCGGCGATGAATCCGTCATGGTGATCGACACCCAGGCCACGCCCGTGATGGCGCAAGACGTCATCCGCCGCGTTCGCGAAGTGACAGACAAGCCCATCAAGTACATTTTGCTGTCGCACTACCATGCCGTGCGGGTGCTGGGCGCATCGGCCTACAACGCGCAGGAAATCATCGCCAGCCGCGACACCTATGACCTCATCGTCGAGCGCGGCGAACAGGACAAGGCCAGCGAGATCGGTCGTTTCCCACGCCTGTTCCGCAACGTGGAATCCGTGCCTCCCGGCCTGACCTGGCCCACCATCACCTTCGACGGCGAAATGACGGTCAACCTGGGCAATCTGGAAGTCCAGATCTTGCAAGTGGGGCGCGGCCACACCAAGGGCGACACCATCGCCTGGCTGCCCGAGCAGCGCATCCTGTTCGCCGGCGACCTGGTCGAGTATCAGTCCACCCCTTACGCGGGCGACTGCTACTTCCGCGAATGGCCGCACACCCTGGACACGCTGGCCGAATTCAATGCCGAAAAAATGGTGCCCGGACGCGGCCCCGCCCTGAAGTCGGCCGACGAAGTGCGCAAGGGCCTGGCCGGCACGCGCGCCTTCCTGACGGACCTGTACACCTGCGTGAATACCGGCGTGGCCGAGGGCAAGGACCTGAAGGCCATCTACCGCGAAACCTACGATTTCATGAAGCCGCGCTATGCCGACTGGGTCATCTTCGACCACTGCATGCCCTTCGACGTCTCGCGCGCCTACGACGAAGCCACGGGCTACGACGATCCGCGCATCTGGACGGCGGAACGCGATATCGAAATGTGGAAGCAGCTCGAAGGCCAGTAA
- a CDS encoding FAD-dependent oxidoreductase: MGDIDYQALEFDYAPRSAPDTARHAVAVVGAGPVGLSMALDLAQRGLKVVVIDDDYRLSTGSRAICFAKRTLDVWDRLGVGERMVQKGISWNVGRVYFKGDEVWRFDLLPEQGHRRPAFINLQQYYCEGFLYEQAAGHPNIELRWKNKAVAVEQRDDHVALTVDTPDGPYTLAADWLVACDGARSPLRKMIGQESHGRVFRDRFLIADVRMQADFPTERWFWFDPPFHPGQSVLLHSQPDNVWRIDFQLGWDADPVQEVKPENVIPRIQALLGKDTRFELEWVSIYTFACERMDSFRHGRIVFAGDAAHRVSPFGARGANSGVQDADNLGWKLALVSQGLAPETLIDSYAAEREQAADENILNSSRSTDFITPKSEISLLFRNTVLKLAQHHDFARKLVNSGRLSMPTSYTASSLNTPDTADFSGAPPLGGVAPDGPITIDGQLDWWLGQLSGRFVLALFCNTGIPDADALRELAGLQDDPLGLKLLLVLSPALAQRAPDGYACVVDRQMTLARRYDAVQGACYLIRPDQHIAARWREADAPSIRNALRRATCSPMEARP, from the coding sequence GTGGGAGACATCGACTACCAGGCCCTGGAATTCGATTATGCGCCGCGCAGCGCGCCCGACACGGCGCGGCATGCGGTTGCCGTCGTGGGCGCGGGTCCGGTCGGCCTGTCCATGGCTCTGGACCTCGCGCAGCGGGGCCTGAAGGTCGTCGTCATCGACGACGACTACCGGCTGTCCACGGGCTCGCGCGCCATCTGCTTCGCCAAGCGCACGCTGGACGTGTGGGATCGCCTGGGCGTGGGCGAACGCATGGTGCAAAAAGGCATTTCATGGAATGTCGGCCGGGTCTATTTCAAGGGCGACGAAGTCTGGCGTTTCGACTTGCTGCCCGAGCAGGGCCACCGTCGGCCGGCCTTCATCAACCTGCAGCAATACTATTGCGAAGGTTTCCTGTACGAACAGGCGGCCGGTCATCCCAATATAGAACTGCGCTGGAAGAACAAGGCCGTCGCCGTCGAACAGCGCGATGACCATGTCGCCCTTACGGTGGACACGCCCGACGGCCCCTACACGCTGGCGGCGGACTGGCTGGTGGCCTGCGACGGGGCGCGCTCACCGCTGCGGAAAATGATAGGCCAGGAAAGCCACGGGCGCGTTTTTCGCGACCGCTTCCTGATCGCCGACGTCCGCATGCAGGCCGACTTCCCCACCGAACGCTGGTTCTGGTTCGATCCGCCCTTCCATCCCGGGCAATCGGTGCTGCTGCACAGCCAGCCCGACAATGTCTGGCGCATCGACTTCCAGCTGGGCTGGGACGCCGACCCGGTGCAAGAGGTCAAGCCTGAAAACGTCATCCCCCGCATCCAGGCGCTGCTGGGCAAGGACACCCGGTTCGAGCTGGAATGGGTCAGCATCTACACCTTCGCCTGCGAACGCATGGACAGCTTCCGCCATGGACGCATCGTCTTTGCCGGCGACGCCGCGCACAGGGTATCACCCTTCGGCGCGCGCGGCGCCAACAGCGGCGTGCAGGATGCCGACAACCTGGGCTGGAAACTGGCCCTGGTCAGCCAGGGGCTGGCGCCCGAAACCCTTATCGACAGCTATGCGGCCGAACGCGAGCAGGCGGCCGACGAGAACATACTGAACTCGTCGCGCTCCACGGATTTCATCACACCCAAAAGCGAGATCAGCCTGCTGTTCAGGAACACCGTCCTGAAGCTGGCGCAGCATCACGATTTTGCGCGCAAGCTGGTCAACAGCGGCCGGCTTTCCATGCCGACGTCGTACACCGCATCCAGCCTGAATACGCCCGATACCGCCGATTTTTCCGGCGCGCCGCCGCTGGGAGGCGTGGCCCCCGACGGGCCCATCACGATAGACGGACAGCTGGACTGGTGGCTGGGACAGCTGTCGGGCCGATTCGTGCTGGCCCTGTTCTGCAATACCGGCATTCCCGACGCCGATGCCTTGCGCGAACTGGCCGGCCTGCAAGACGATCCCCTGGGCCTGAAGCTGCTGCTGGTGCTATCGCCCGCCCTGGCGCAGCGCGCCCCCGACGGATACGCCTGCGTGGTGGACAGGCAAATGACGCTGGCCCGGCGCTACGACGCCGTCCAGGGCGCCTGCTACCTGATCCGGCCCGACCAGCATATCGCCGCCCGCTGGCGCGAGGCGGATGCGCCGTCCATCCGCAACGCCTTACGGCGCGCAACGTGCTCGCCCATGGAGGCCAGGCCATGA
- a CDS encoding DUF2783 domain-containing protein encodes MNRLNTQSNFSAPDDFYEQLIEAHRDLSTEQSHAMNAALVLLLSNHIGDLGVLAQALETARNTVQSAD; translated from the coding sequence ATGAACCGATTGAATACGCAATCCAATTTTTCCGCGCCCGACGACTTCTATGAACAGCTCATCGAGGCGCACCGCGACTTGAGCACAGAGCAAAGCCACGCCATGAACGCCGCGCTGGTCCTGCTGCTGTCCAACCACATCGGCGATCTGGGCGTGCTTGCCCAGGCTCTGGAAACAGCCCGCAACACCGTGCAGTCCGCCGACTGA